Proteins encoded within one genomic window of Psychrobacter cryohalolentis K5:
- a CDS encoding CsbD family protein, whose translation MNNQTLKGEWNQLKGSVKQKWADLTDDDLTHIEGDRDKLVGRIQERYGHSQEDAERDVDEWRNQNKY comes from the coding sequence ATGAATAACCAAACACTAAAAGGCGAATGGAACCAACTCAAAGGTTCAGTAAAACAAAAGTGGGCAGATTTAACAGATGACGATCTAACCCATATCGAAGGTGACCGTGACAAATTGGTTGGCCGTATCCAAGAGCGATATGGTCATTCACAAGAAGATGCTGAACGAGATGTAGATGAGTGGCGTAATCAAAATAAATATTGA